In Bombus vancouverensis nearcticus chromosome 1, iyBomVanc1_principal, whole genome shotgun sequence, a single genomic region encodes these proteins:
- the LOC117159434 gene encoding MAPK regulated corepressor interacting protein 2 isoform X2, with the protein MSGRQMTMNGKRPSSIPSRHQSETAAQHFDLIKYIYDSWNTVSKELDMCHNQPHSNSSNYRNGASVTYYQEREPNPQLKDFEPFNLEAWWGQRVVQSITRNANS; encoded by the exons ATGAG TGGTAGACAAATGACGATGAATGGGAAAAGACCATCCTCAATCCCATCCAGACATCAGTCTGAAACTGCAGCACAACATTTTGatctaattaaatatatttatgatt CATGGAATACAGTATCAAAAGAATTAGATATGTGTCACAATCAACCGCACAGTAATTCTTCTAATTATAGAAATGGAGCATCTGTCACATATTATCAAGAACGAGAACCAAATCCTCAACTCAAAG ATTTTGAGCCATTTAACCTTGAAGCCTGGTGGGGACAGCGTGTTGTTCAAAGTATTACTAGAAACGCAAATTCCTAG
- the LOC117159434 gene encoding MAPK regulated corepressor interacting protein 2 isoform X1: MASLHYTKSGRQMTMNGKRPSSIPSRHQSETAAQHFDLIKYIYDSWNTVSKELDMCHNQPHSNSSNYRNGASVTYYQEREPNPQLKDFEPFNLEAWWGQRVVQSITRNANS; the protein is encoded by the exons ATGGCGTCCCTTCATTACACAAAGAG TGGTAGACAAATGACGATGAATGGGAAAAGACCATCCTCAATCCCATCCAGACATCAGTCTGAAACTGCAGCACAACATTTTGatctaattaaatatatttatgatt CATGGAATACAGTATCAAAAGAATTAGATATGTGTCACAATCAACCGCACAGTAATTCTTCTAATTATAGAAATGGAGCATCTGTCACATATTATCAAGAACGAGAACCAAATCCTCAACTCAAAG ATTTTGAGCCATTTAACCTTGAAGCCTGGTGGGGACAGCGTGTTGTTCAAAGTATTACTAGAAACGCAAATTCCTAG
- the LOC117159468 gene encoding uncharacterized protein LOC117159468, whose product MDSRQRYREEQLQRTESEASELRRNLSELRTKFFQLERAFEINLQSQARLELQFNRTKLESEELRKLNADAVQARTKLNSILTNAITERDHWKNAFLRQKELVKRDKIECENTVALVKRECEDILEMSRETAEKQFHEVVELYNEAKEKVTRLEKRVEMYEGFGREQENRGFELANLLETLKRFDMDVGSVCQLTAEALKNLTERGNLFEESMKNLRHLAWIVKDRKDEPQLVLLREQNSVLRQVVKNLKRKFQMLSQAHDIPEKENEERHESLESEISSRNHNGNLSNAPVLKENTKENSINSSIHENHNSCNAMKHNERGETVTREITDAYKNDNRNKQFDIERTIIDKRGRLLCIESHSNGVVYEEYVFKLSIDREIKIKYPLSLNNSEEVVRLEFVDNETDYSVTSMDRMLILLKNIHAIVIVKQTGVSCSTQTTKTKTSNNFAQTAITGVNSFSRLNSGATVSKEISTFSTLNCTFRHWIYLLRTNITLLLIKNTKKK is encoded by the exons ATGGACTCGCGGCAACGATATCGTGAGGAGCAATTGCAAAGAACGGAATCCGAAGCCTCGGAATTGCGTCGAAACCTCAGCGAACTGAGGACCAAGTTTTTCCAGCTCGAGCGGGCTTTCGAAATCAACCTACAGTCGCAAGCTCGCCTGGAACTTCAGTTTAATCGTACGAAGCTTGAAAGTGAAG AGCTTCGAAAGCTTAACGCCGATGCTGTACAAGCGAGAACGAAATTAAACTCGATATTAACCAATGCGATAACTGAAAGAGATCATTGGAAAAACGCTTTCCTACGACAAAAAGAACTTGTTAAAAG AGATAAAATCGAATGCGAGAATACAGTGGCGCTAGTTAAACGAGAATGCGAGGATATTTTGGAGATGAGCCGAGAAACTGCGGAAAAACAATTTCACGAGGTAGTCGAACTTTACAATGAAGCTAAAGaaaag gTGACCCGATTAGAGAAACGTGTAGAAATGTACGAGGGTTTTGGAAGGGAGCAGGAAAACCGAGGTTTTGAGCTGGCGAATCTACTTGAAACTTTAAAACGTTTCGACATGGATGTCGGCTCTGTCTGTCAACTTACAGCGGAAG CTTTGAAGAACTTGACCGAACGGGGGAACTTATTCGAAGAAAGCATGAAGAATCTCAGGCATCTAGCTTGGATCGTGAAAGACAGAAAGGATGAACCGCAACTGGTTTTATTAAGGGAACAGAATTCCGTTTTGAGGCAGGTAGTAAAGAATCTTAAAAGGAAG TTTCAGATGCTCAGCCAAGCGCACGATATCCCGGAGAAAGAAAATGAGGAACGACACGAATCCCTTGAAAGCGAAATAAGTTCCCGGAATCATAATGGAAACTTATCGAACGCGCCAGTGTTGAAGGAAAACACGAAGGAAAATTCGATAAACTCGTCAATTCACGAAAATCATAACTCTTGCAACGCGATGAAACACAACGAACGCGGCGAAACTGTAACGCGCGAAATAACTGACGCGTACAAGAacgataatcgaaataagcaattcGATATCGAACGTACGATAATCGATAAGCGCGGCAGGCTACTGTGCATCGAATCCCATTCGAATGGCGTGGTATACGAAGAGTACGTGTTTAAATTGTCAATCGATCGagagataaaaattaaatatccaCTTTCGTTAAATAACAGCGAAGAAGTGGTTAGATTGGAGTTTGTGGATAACGAAACCGACTATTCGGTAACATCGATGGATAGAATGTTgatattgttaaaaaatatacacgCAATTGTGATCGTCAAACAAACCGGTGTATCGTGCAGCACGCAAACTACGAAAACGAAAACTTCCAACAACTTCGCACAAACGGCAATTACTGGAGTAAATTCATTTTCTCGTTTAAACAGTGGCGCTACGGTGAGTAAAGAAATTTCTACCTTCTCTACTTTGAACTGCACATTTCGACATTGGATTTATTTACTAAGAACAAATATTACACTGCTtcttataaaaaatacaaaaaaaaaataa
- the LOC117159434 gene encoding MAPK regulated corepressor interacting protein 2 isoform X3, with the protein MTMNGKRPSSIPSRHQSETAAQHFDLIKYIYDSWNTVSKELDMCHNQPHSNSSNYRNGASVTYYQEREPNPQLKDFEPFNLEAWWGQRVVQSITRNANS; encoded by the exons ATGACGATGAATGGGAAAAGACCATCCTCAATCCCATCCAGACATCAGTCTGAAACTGCAGCACAACATTTTGatctaattaaatatatttatgatt CATGGAATACAGTATCAAAAGAATTAGATATGTGTCACAATCAACCGCACAGTAATTCTTCTAATTATAGAAATGGAGCATCTGTCACATATTATCAAGAACGAGAACCAAATCCTCAACTCAAAG ATTTTGAGCCATTTAACCTTGAAGCCTGGTGGGGACAGCGTGTTGTTCAAAGTATTACTAGAAACGCAAATTCCTAG